A part of Fibrobacter sp. genomic DNA contains:
- a CDS encoding Rpn family recombination-promoting nuclease/putative transposase encodes MKRKRLQSPHDRFLKVMFSKTAVVSSFINSCLFPNIEIDYNLSSAIKNDTVDGFLNEFRSDIVYRLFDKTNARFIYLLFEHKSTPDKKTLVQIKHYLNSIENDIPEGEKHEGPIPVLIYHGRRKWISLCLWILTIQTRFCIQIFRDFNTCFLIFIIPLMRKFMDRLSFV; translated from the coding sequence ATGAAAAGAAAACGGCTGCAATCTCCGCATGATCGTTTTCTCAAAGTAATGTTCAGTAAAACCGCGGTAGTTTCCAGTTTCATTAATTCGTGCTTATTCCCAAACATCGAGATTGATTATAATCTTTCAAGTGCGATAAAAAACGATACCGTCGATGGATTCCTGAACGAATTCCGCTCAGATATTGTTTACAGACTTTTCGACAAAACAAACGCACGGTTTATCTATCTTCTTTTTGAACACAAGAGTACACCGGATAAGAAAACTCTGGTTCAAATAAAGCACTATTTAAACTCCATAGAAAACGATATCCCTGAAGGTGAAAAGCATGAAGGTCCTATACCAGTACTGATTTATCATGGCAGAAGAAAATGGATATCTCTTTGTCTCTGGATATTGACCATCCAAACCCGGTTTTGCATACAAATTTTTCGCGATTTCAATACCTGCTTTTTGATTTTTATCATACCCCTGATGAGGAAATTCATGGATCGCCTCAGCTTCGTCTGA
- the rsmB gene encoding 16S rRNA (cytosine(967)-C(5))-methyltransferase RsmB, whose translation MNKPRHRYTEKSTVNSRQLALRILTDFDRDPGNLDRIIDKGLANVHLDHRDRRFVFEMVYGVIRRRMTLDHAMDQYVTEKIKDDTLKRILRIGIYQLIYMQKVPDHAAVNETVKLTRVDSRTEHFSGIVNAVMRSLINNKKTITLPDPQRDLVERLSVEFSHPRWMIERWLKKVGLSKTKKLLSFNNERPEIFLRRKLRDISRQQFESDVRTISEPAAGYLNLYYKLKKTLLPESIRMIQQGMCVVQAPSSGWVVALLDVKKGEHLLDMCSAPGGKTALISELAGDTGTVVACELRKARLMSVVEMVRRMDLNNVYPLVCDGVNLPFMGAFDKVLLDAPCSGTGVLHRHPEARWVKNPEDIEKLAGAQSRLLHSAASVVAPGGILVYSTCSLEPEENELQVEAFLRSHPDFVLDRNPDVIPDKFIDDNGYLRINPYEHGMDGMFGARLRRLEQ comes from the coding sequence GTGAACAAACCACGGCATCGATATACCGAAAAGAGCACGGTCAATTCTCGTCAACTGGCATTACGGATACTCACCGATTTCGACAGAGATCCAGGGAATCTCGATCGGATAATAGATAAAGGACTCGCCAACGTTCATCTTGACCACAGGGACAGGCGGTTTGTTTTTGAGATGGTTTACGGGGTAATTCGCCGCAGGATGACTCTCGATCATGCGATGGATCAGTATGTAACTGAGAAAATAAAGGATGATACTTTAAAGCGGATACTTCGTATCGGTATTTACCAGCTAATCTACATGCAGAAGGTTCCCGATCATGCAGCGGTAAATGAGACTGTGAAACTCACCAGAGTCGATTCCCGCACAGAGCATTTCTCGGGGATTGTAAATGCGGTGATGAGATCGCTGATTAACAACAAGAAAACAATCACATTGCCTGATCCTCAGAGGGACCTTGTTGAGCGACTCTCAGTGGAGTTTTCTCATCCCCGATGGATGATCGAGCGATGGCTGAAGAAAGTCGGGCTTTCGAAAACCAAGAAACTGCTGAGTTTCAATAATGAAAGGCCGGAAATTTTTCTCAGACGAAAACTCAGGGATATCTCCCGTCAGCAGTTTGAATCTGATGTACGTACGATTTCGGAACCTGCCGCCGGTTATCTTAACCTTTACTATAAGCTGAAAAAGACACTGCTTCCTGAAAGCATAAGGATGATCCAGCAGGGGATGTGTGTTGTGCAGGCCCCATCATCGGGATGGGTTGTGGCGCTTCTTGATGTAAAGAAAGGGGAGCATCTGCTGGATATGTGCTCGGCTCCCGGAGGAAAAACAGCGCTTATCTCAGAGCTGGCAGGAGATACCGGAACAGTTGTGGCCTGTGAACTGAGGAAGGCTCGCCTGATGAGTGTTGTGGAGATGGTGAGGCGGATGGATTTGAATAATGTTTATCCACTGGTTTGTGATGGAGTGAATCTTCCGTTTATGGGTGCTTTTGACAAGGTATTGCTCGATGCACCCTGCAGCGGTACCGGAGTCCTGCATAGACATCCTGAAGCCCGCTGGGTAAAAAATCCTGAAGATATTGAAAAGCTTGCAGGAGCCCAGAGCAGGCTTCTCCACTCTGCCGCTTCAGTTGTGGCTCCGGGTGGAATCCTTGTCTACTCCACATGCTCTCTTGAACCTGAGGAGAATGAACTTCAAGTGGAAGCGTTTCTCAGGAGTCATCCCGATTTTGTTCTTGACAGAAATCCAGATGTGATTCCGGATAAATTTATCGATGATAACGGATACCTCAGGATAAATCCTTATGAGCACGGGATGGACGGGATGTTCGGGGCAAGGTTGAGAAGATTGGAACAGTAA
- a CDS encoding T9SS type A sorting domain-containing protein — MAEITIKGVWMFAALNYKAIRAENDFLLARQRKPKFLSLKLSSVLLLLCLIVLLAGQLSSSEAVLNDTRILIGATAEVGSAEKEGLFNWKEANSVQNTIKSEFGLVQTTAYPAWGAWTGTAQNPKVYNLSDMNRVINWAKENGKKTCIHLLCGSGTYFPDWFNSCSWTNEQLEDLLNSWITEAITTNNNASKVDYWNVVNEAFTWDGKYWSSESECRWQQLGWEPDQSGLTGSAKVYDKHPVYIRKAFQTARSKTSAKLELRDYYIEFWDNSVKARAFYQLVKHLKNTGVPIDAVGFQGHFRLDRSYDWSKLTAAVAEYKKLGLEVYITEVDYGDTDQIAPAKQPQWSAQMDTTQKREYYNFAKAAVTGGADWICLWGVADNTNAYWRMGQNALLFNEQYQPKPAYHGFYQGIKDGLAIVKADNFKPAVRSSEHIAPKIVGTKVYIDDIMFSHCNLFDISGKRIKTADSQRNWIDVGHISSGVYFLEIFTKTSGRKIFTISR; from the coding sequence ATGGCTGAAATCACAATCAAAGGAGTATGGATGTTTGCAGCACTGAATTATAAAGCGATAAGAGCGGAGAATGATTTTCTTCTGGCACGTCAACGTAAACCAAAGTTTCTTTCGCTAAAACTCTCTTCTGTTTTGCTTCTTCTATGCCTTATAGTGCTGCTTGCAGGTCAGCTATCATCTTCAGAGGCAGTACTTAATGATACCCGCATTCTAATCGGTGCTACTGCTGAGGTTGGCAGTGCAGAAAAAGAAGGATTGTTTAACTGGAAAGAAGCCAACTCAGTTCAAAATACAATTAAGAGTGAATTTGGTCTGGTTCAGACAACGGCTTATCCGGCCTGGGGAGCATGGACCGGAACAGCTCAGAATCCCAAAGTTTACAATTTGAGTGATATGAACAGAGTCATAAACTGGGCAAAAGAAAATGGTAAGAAAACCTGCATTCATCTTCTCTGTGGTTCCGGGACATATTTCCCCGATTGGTTTAATTCATGTTCATGGACAAACGAGCAGCTTGAGGATCTTTTAAACAGTTGGATCACCGAAGCGATCACTACAAATAATAATGCCTCGAAAGTGGATTACTGGAATGTGGTTAACGAGGCGTTTACCTGGGATGGAAAGTACTGGTCGAGTGAGTCTGAATGCCGCTGGCAGCAGCTTGGATGGGAACCGGATCAATCGGGACTCACAGGGAGTGCAAAAGTATACGATAAACATCCGGTGTATATCCGCAAGGCCTTCCAGACGGCACGATCGAAAACTTCGGCAAAACTTGAATTACGTGACTACTATATCGAATTCTGGGACAATTCTGTTAAGGCACGGGCATTTTATCAACTAGTCAAACACCTGAAAAATACCGGAGTTCCGATCGATGCAGTAGGATTTCAGGGACATTTCCGGCTTGATCGCAGTTATGACTGGTCAAAACTGACTGCTGCAGTAGCGGAATATAAAAAACTTGGTCTGGAAGTCTATATCACAGAGGTCGATTACGGTGATACTGACCAGATTGCGCCAGCAAAGCAACCGCAGTGGTCAGCCCAGATGGACACTACTCAAAAGAGAGAGTATTATAACTTCGCAAAGGCTGCAGTCACTGGAGGAGCAGACTGGATCTGTCTCTGGGGTGTAGCTGATAACACTAATGCATACTGGAGAATGGGACAAAATGCACTGCTGTTTAATGAACAGTATCAACCCAAGCCAGCATACCATGGGTTTTATCAGGGAATTAAAGACGGTTTAGCGATAGTAAAAGCAGATAATTTCAAACCAGCAGTGCGTTCATCTGAGCACATTGCTCCAAAGATTGTCGGTACAAAGGTATACATCGATGATATTATGTTCAGTCACTGCAATCTCTTTGATATCTCGGGAAAGCGTATTAAAACAGCCGATTCACAGAGAAACTGGATTGATGTTGGGCATATCTCCAGTGGTGTATATTTTCTGGAAATCTTTACAAAAACATCAGGAAGGAAAATATTCACTATAAGCAGATAA
- a CDS encoding DUF480 domain-containing protein gives MDMNLSPVEARILGSLIEKEITTPEYYPLSLNALLSACNQKSSRDPVMNLEERDILEAIDTMKSKRLVWQLKSSTGRVPKYEHNIRSLFTFSPQETAIIDVLLLRGPQTPGELRTRTERLYNFSSLEEVVETLNGLISREDGPFVVELPRLKGQKDTRYTHLFSGMPDLEQYAEVEKRTPEQHLQSEDRIFELENNLSELRLEFEELKNAFYDLKRQLE, from the coding sequence ATGGATATGAATCTTTCACCAGTTGAGGCCCGTATTCTTGGCTCCCTTATCGAAAAAGAGATTACCACCCCTGAATACTACCCGTTAAGCCTGAATGCCCTGCTTTCTGCATGCAATCAGAAATCAAGCAGAGATCCGGTGATGAACCTTGAGGAGAGGGATATACTGGAAGCAATTGATACCATGAAAAGCAAGAGACTTGTCTGGCAGTTGAAATCATCTACAGGCAGGGTCCCTAAATATGAGCATAATATCAGAAGTCTATTCACATTTTCACCACAGGAGACTGCAATTATCGATGTGCTTCTCCTGAGAGGTCCTCAGACACCGGGTGAACTCCGTACCCGCACAGAAAGACTGTATAACTTCTCTTCATTAGAGGAGGTTGTCGAAACACTGAATGGCTTGATAAGTCGGGAAGATGGTCCCTTTGTGGTTGAACTCCCGCGGCTTAAGGGACAGAAAGACACAAGATACACTCACCTGTTCTCCGGCATGCCCGATCTTGAACAGTACGCGGAAGTAGAAAAGAGAACCCCGGAGCAGCATTTACAATCGGAAGACAGGATCTTTGAACTGGAAAATAACCTCTCTGAGCTTCGCCTGGAGTTTGAGGAGTTAAAGAATGCTTTTTATGATCTTAAACGGCAACTGGAGTGA